The window TgactttgtctgtctgtctgtctgtctgtcttagAGACCCTATTGAACACAAAATTGGAAACTGCTGACCTGAAGTGGGTGACGTTTCCCCAGGTGGAGGGGCAGGTAGGACCTGGGGCTCTGGGGGAaatgagggaggaggagggagggagggcatctGCCCCTCTGGCTTCCCAGACCTCCCCACCTCGGGGGGCAGCAACTCCTCCGAGGCCCCCATCTGGTGCCCCCCTCGCCCCAGCAGCCCCCAGGCTCACCCCCTCTCCCCTCGGCAGTGGGAGGAGCTGAGCGGCCTGGACGAGGAGCAGCATAGCGTCCGCACCTATGAAGTATGCGACGTGCAGCgggccccaggcctggcccaCTGGCTGCGCACGGGCTGGGTGCCACGGCGCGGCGCCGTCCACGTCTATGCCACGCTGCGCTTCACTATGCTCGAGTGCCTCTCCCTGCCCCGGGCCGGCCGCTCCTGCAAGGAGACCTTCACCGTCTTCTATTACGAAAGCGATGCCGACACTGCCACGGCCGTCACGCCGCCCTGGATGGAGAACCCCTACATCAAGGTACCCGGGCCAGGGCCACAGCCAAAGTGGGGGCTCAGGGCCAGGCCTGTGGTCTGGAGGGCAAGTGGTGAGCTTCCCAGGCCTCTGGCAGGGAGaagtgggggctggggggcaggaagCTGAAGCTGGGGGCGCAGAAGGGGTCTGCTGGGTGGGGCAGCAGAAACGGCCCCGCTGCCTGGCCTGGCACTTCCAGGAGGCCGGGCCTCAGCCGCTTTGCCACCATCTCGGCTGCTGTGCCCCACTGAGCTCCAGCCGTGCCACCTTTCTGTTCCCTGACTGCACCTCACCCTTTTGCAGCCTTGCCCCAGGACGCCTTCTCTCTGCCATTTCTACCCCTCTCCTTGTCTTTTACGCCCCTCTGTCCATAAGCCTGTTCTAGCCCTCCTCATGTTTTATAGTTTACCTGCATTCCGTTCATCTCCGTTTCCTTGGCACTGAGAGCAGGTGCCGATAAATGTTGGTGGAACGAGTGAATGAGCAGGAAAGGGAGCGCAGCACAGAGGCTGGGCACATCCTAGGAGCTCAGCAAGTAGTAACGGGACCTGCAGGAGAGTGCATGTTGGGGAAGGTGGAGAGAAGGTTCCAGAACAAGAGCTAAGGAGGTCAGGGAGAGGGGGAGCTGAGAAGCAGAAGAGCGGAGGGCGGCAGCCGTGAGTGTCTTCCCCAACCCGGCAGGTGGACACAGTGGCTGCCGAGCACCTGACGCGAAAACGCCCGGGGGCCGAGGCCACAGGGAAGGTGAACGTCAAGACGCTGCGCCTGGGCCCGCTCACCAAGGCCGGCTTCTACCTGGCCTTCCAGGACCAGGGCGCCTGCATGGCCCTGCTGTCCCTGCACCTCTTCTACAAGAAGTGCGCCCAGCTGACCGTGAACCTGACCCGCTTCCCGGAGACCGTGCCTCGCGAGCTGGTGGTTCCCGTGGCCGGGAGCTGCGTGGCTGATGCCGTCCCCGCACCCGGCCCCAGCTCCAGCCTCTACTGCCGGGAGGACGGCCAGTGGGCCGAGCAGCCCGTCACCGGCTGCAGCTGTGCTCCGGGCTTCGAGGCCGTCGAGGGGAACACCAGGTGCCGAGGTGAGGGCTGGTGCCCCCGCCACATGTCCTTGGGGCAGGGTTCCGGACCCTGCCCTCGGACCCCTCCAGGCCCACTCTGAATTTTCCATTTGTCCATCCTTTGCTTTCCTGGGCACTCAGCTGCTGGAAGGCCTGTTTTCAGAGTGACTGCCATGGTGCTGAGCTTTTCCctgcttccagaatcttcccccaaTCATTTCTAACTCCTCTTCTTTCTGGGCAGGCGAGGCTGGCTGGGGATGTAGGACTGTCCCTGCAGGTGGGATGATTGGTACTTTGTTGGGCTCAGAGGACAAAGGCATCATGGCCTTAATTCCTGTTTGTTGTGGGTTTCTTCCAGTTTCCTGATGCTAAATTCTTACTAGAGCAGGGGTTCTTGCCCTGAGTTTTGCAGATAGAATTTAGAAGATCTGTGAACTGTGGTAGAGGAcaaaatgactttattttcacTAATCTCCACCTGCAACTTGGCCATGCCTTCTTTATGGGATGTGGCCACAGAGCCTGGGGTCCTAGCAGGATCCGAGCCTTTGGTGCCGTATAAACCAGTGACACTTTCTGATCCCCTTACAGGTGCTGCAAGAATCTCGAAATACTGTTTTTGCTCACCCTGAGTCACTATTGCAGTGCTGTTGGGCCTGCAGCTCTGTCTTGTTACGAAAGAACCACAATCTTCCCTGAGACAAACTCGTTTTTGTGACGTTTTGATCATTTCATTTCAACACAATTGGTTTCCTTTGCGATCCCGTGTATTTTGTTGTGTGTGTTTAAAGCCATTCCGAGTGGGGATCCGGAGGCTTCACCAGACTGCAAGGGGATGAAAAAGAGATGGAGATCCCTGCTCCAGAGGGAGGGTCTCCTTTTGCTCCTGGACAGGAGGTTTTTGTACCCCCCGCTCCCTTCTCCCCGCTGAGAACTGTGGACAAACTGCAGAGCAGCCGGCTCTCCTGGGGAGCAGAGCTTCGTGGTTTTgtttcccttctgatttcttctttgaccctttgcTTGtctaagagtatattgtttagtTGCATGCATTTGTGAACTTTCCAGTTCGTCTGtccttgatttctagcttcattccattgtggtcggagaagaTACTTGGgatgctttcagtcttttcaaatttatcaagacttgttttgtgaccctaACACGTGTTCAGTCCTTGAGAATGATCCCTGTGCACGGGAGAGGAAGGCTGTGTGGTTCtgacaaacctctctctctctgtctctcagccTGTGCCCAGGGCACCTTCAAGCCCCTGCCAGGGGAGGGGTCCTGCCAGCCATGCCCGGCCAACAGCCACTCCAATGCCATCGGCTCGTCCGTCTGCCAGTGCCGCATCGGGTACTTCCGGGCCCGCACGGACCCCCGGGGTGCTCCCTGCACCAGTAAGTGACCCTGTGCAGTTTATCAGGGAGAAGGCTCAGACCCCTGGGGTGGGCCCCGACCTCCCACCTTCGCCCCCACCTCCCTCTGGCCCCTGGCGTGCCGGTCCCCAGTGCGGAGAAGCCGTGGAGCAGGCTGCCTGCCAGACCGCTGTCAGAGTGGCCATCCATTTCCCGCCCGCTGCCCACCCGTCATCAGCCCCTTGTCTGTGCCCCGTCTCTCGCAGCCCCGCCCTCTGCACCCCGAAGCGTCGTCTCCCGTCTGAACGGCTCCTCCCTGCGCCTGGAGTGGAGTGCCCCCCTGGAGTCCGGCGGCCGGGAGGACCTCACCTACACCCTGCGCTGCCGCGAGTGCCGCCCTGGGGGTCCCTGCACGCCCTGCGGGGGCGACCTGACCTTCGACCCTGGCCCCCGGGACCTGGTCGAGCCCTGGGTGATGATCCGTGGGCTGCGCCCCGACTTCACCTATACCTTCGAGGTCACTGCCTTGAACGGGGTGTCCTCCCTGGCAACGGGGCCGGCGCCCTTCGAGCCCGTCAATGTCACCACCGACCGTGAGGGTGAGTCCGGGAGCTGGGAGCTGGCCAGGGGTGGGGTCAGGGAGGGATGTGTGCAGGCTAAAGGCCCGAAGGCAAAAGGTAGGGGACCAGGGTTGGGATTGGgggcagaaagaaagaataaaaaagaagcagAGGCCGGCTGGAGAGCCAAGGATGGGGCAGGCTCCCTGAGCGGCCTGGAGGCAGAGGAGTCAGAATAATTGAAACTGCGGGGGGGACTGAGACAAGTGCACTGAGCAGGGCAACACTTGGAGAAGTCAGGGAAAGCCCTGCCACGAGGACGGGCCCCCatgtctctccatctctcccaGTGCCCCCGCCTGTGTCCGATATCCGGGTGACGCGGTCGTCACCCAGCAGCTTGAGCCTGGCCTGGGCTGTTCCCCGGGCGCCTGGTGGGGCCGTGCTGGACTATGAGGTCAAGTACTACGAGAAGGTGAGACAAGGCTCCGGCTCACCCTGGCGGTGGGAATGGACAGTGGGCCAGGGGTCGGGGTGTCTGAACCCCGGCATCAGGGAAGCGGCTGAACTCCAGCTCTGCCACCAATGGCTGTGTGACCTAGGGCAAGCCCCTTGGTCTCTCTGAGCCTCGGGATCCCCACCTGTAAAACAGTTCCGAGAACAGCACCCACATGCAGGGTTGCTACAAGGACCGAATGACATAATGGATGGGAGCACCCAGCACCGGGCGTAAATAAGCACAAAGGCTCGCTGTGACCCAGCAGGGCTGAGGTGCTGGTGAGCAGGGAGAGAGGGCCAGGTGGGGCAAGCAGCAGAAACGGGGAGCCCTGGCTCACggccagccccctcctccttctgGACAGGGCGCGGAGGGCCCCAGCAGCGTGCGCTTCCTGAAGACCTCGGAAAACCGGGCAGAGCTGCAGGGGCTGAAGCGGGGAGCCAGCTACCTGGTCCAGGTGCGGGCACGCTCCGAGGCTGGCTACGGACCCTTCGGCCAGGAGCACCACAGCCAGACGCAGCGGGATGGTGAGCCAgggagcagggtgggggtgggggtgcagcctGCCACAGCGGGGAAGGTGGTCACCTCTGCCCCTGCAAGTTCCCCCAAGTCACATGCCACAACCACGGGGCAGCATGTCCTAGCGAAGAAGGCAGGGGACGGAGAGACCGACCGCCGGGTGGGAAGTCTGCTCCGCTGCTTACAGCTGTGGGGCCTGCAGCCAAAACCTGACCTTCTGACCCCCAGCTCCCGCATCCAATAAGAGGGAATATGGCCAAGTCTGTCTTACAGACACATGTTCACTTGTAATGTGCTGGGCCAATGGCTTTCTAaacctgtaagaaaaaaaaaatgaacagctttattgagacataattcacttgatacaatttaaaatgtacaatcacTGGCTTTTAGTAAAGtctcagagttgtgcaaccatcatcacaatcgaTTTCAGAACCTTTTCAGCACCCCACAAAGAAACCCTGCACCCCCTTAGCCTTCGTCCCCAGGCCTTAGGCaactataatctactttctgtctctatggatttgtctattctggacatttcctagaaatagaatcatacaatacggggccttttgtgtctgccttccttcacttagcatCAGGTTTTCAAGGCTGCAGTATGGGTTAGAACTTCActctttttacggctgaataattttccattgcatGGAGAGactgcttttgtttatccattcatgagcTGACGGATCTTTGAGTTGTCTACACTTTGTGGTTATAAACCTTGTAACATTTGACCTTTGGAACCTTTCGCTCAAATGGAACTTTTTGTGGACACCAGTATttctaacaaaaccaaaaaaactgcTCTGGTGGCAACAAGGTTGGGAAACTTCCTCCCTTGCCCTGAGGGACTTTGGAAGGAGCCACGAGCCTGGAGAAAAGAGTCTGAAAACCACTGGGGCTCCCTGACCCAGCCTTGCCCGTGTCCTCTCTCCCGAATCCGTCACAACTGTGCTGGAGACCGTTGTCAAGGGACCCACAGCTCGGAGCTGGGGCCTTCGAGGGGCTGTTGGGTTCCCCCACATCCCCGGCTTTGTCTCCCCCAGAACACGAGAGTTGGCGGGAGCAGCTGGCCCTGATCGCAGGCACGGCGGTCGTGGGTGTGGTACTGGTCCTGGTGGTGGTCGTCATCGCCGTTCTCTGCCTCAGGTGAGGGCCATGGCACCTGGAGTCAGGGAGATGCCCCCTGCCCTGCCGCTCCGGGGCCAGACATCCTCGGAAGGTCACGAGCCCATTTGCACTGGGACTCCAATCCCTCCCTTCCTGGCCTGCCCCTTGGGGAATGGCGATGCATGACTCAGCTTACCTTTCGCTCCTTTCTCGTTGGCCACAGGAAGCAGAGCAGTGGGCGAGAAGCCGAGTACTCGGACAAGCACGGACAGTATCTCATCGGGCATGGTGGGTAGGCAGCCAGGCTGGGGAGCCAAGACTCGGGGCGTCAGAGTCCAGCGGGAAGCGGCTTCTTTGCTAAAAGATCTCTGCCTGGTTCCCCAGGTACAAAGGTCTATATCGACCCCTTCACTTACGAAGACCCTAATGAGGCTGTGAGGGAATTTGCCAAAGAAATCGACGTCTCCTACGTCAAGATCGAAGAGGTGATCGGCGCAGGTAAGAGGAGAGGGGCCCGGGCAGGGGGTGGCGAGGGTAGGCGGGCAGGGCACGGCCAGGCCGGGAAGAGAGCCGACCGCAGCGTCCTTCCCCAAGGTGAGTTTGGTGAGGTGTGCCGGGGGCGGCTCAAGGCGCCGGGCAAGAAGGAGGGCTGCGTGGCCATCAAGACCCTGAAGGGCGGTTACACCGAGCGGCAGAGACGCGAGTTCCTGAGTGAGGCGTCCATCATGGGCCAGTTCGAGCACCCCAACATCATCCGCCTCGAGGGTGTCGTCACCAACAGTGTCCCCGTCATGATCCTCACCGAGTTCATGGAGAACGGTGCCCTGGACTCCTTCCTGCGGGTGAGTCCCCACCCCAGCGCCCAAGCGGCCGAGGAGCAGCGGCCACCAGGGCTCAGAGCCCGGCACAGAGGCAGCCAGCCCCGCTCCAGCCTTCTCCTGCCGGGCTCTGCTCCTCTGCCCCTCGTTTTCCCTTTGGGAAGGGCTGAGTCCCTGGAACTGGGTCAGATCCAGGATGTCGAGGGTCGTCGTTAGCTCTTTTGCTAAATCTTTGCCGGGTGCCTTCCGTGCACCAGCCACTGTTCTCGGCACTGGGGAGACGCCCCGAGCCAGGCCGACGAGGTCTCTGCTCTCAGAGCTGATGGGCTAATGGGAAAGCTGGACAGTGAAAAAGTAAATAGAAAGACTTTTTAGAAAAGTAAACAGATAATTGCAGATGTGGAAGAAACAACAGGATGATAGAAAGGTGGCTGGGGATAAGGTAGGGAAAAGAGCTTATTCTATTCTTGTCACTTTCTTTAGCAGGTTTTACTgaactttattattttaactATTGTTATGCAtcgtttttaaaaagtgaaaacactTTCTTCCATAGGAAAGTGTCATCGTTGCACTCAACAAAATTACTCTGATTCCTTAATGTCGTCGAATACCCTGTCGATATTCAAATTTCCCCCAAGTACCCCCAGATGTTCTTTATTGCTGGTTTACCCAAACCAGGATCTAATTCAGGGCCAGACATTACTTCTGAGCCATTTCAAATCCAGAACGTTCTGTGGGCCAGCTATCCTCTTGAATGTCCCACCTTCTAGAACATTCTAATGTTTTGATAAGCTCAGAATTACACCTTTGTGGCTGGACTGCAGCAGGGGATGCCTGGCCTTCTCTCTGCTTCCCACCAGGAGACCCAGACTGGTTGGCTGGCACCGGGAATGAGGCGGGGACAGGCCCCTGGATTAGTGTGATGCCAGCCAGTTCCTCCCTGGCAGACCAAGAGATCTGTGCTTTGTTATATTAATACCATGTGCAGATCCAGCTGCAGGACAGAGGAGGGGCATCTAGTATAGAAGCAATGACATCTGGGTGGCTGAGAAAGAGCCAGCCATGAGAAGATCGGAGGACAGTGCATTTGGGACAGAGAGGAGGGACCCAGAGTGGGAAGAGGCTGTGCATGTTTGGCAAACAGGCCGCTGCACCCAAGCCCAGCGAGCAGACAGATCACGAGGCCAGTGGTGGCTGGGTCACGCCAGGCCTTGGGGCCTCGTGGCCTCGGGGCCTCGGGCAGGAATTGAGATTTTATGAGATAGGTGAGAAGCCACTGGAGGGGAGGAATTCAAGCCAGAGGGTGAGATGATTTTCCAGATGGCCACATGCTGGGAGCAGGAGCAGAAGCAGGGAGGCCAGTGGGAGATGGCTGCTGTCAATCCGGCAGCGGGGGTGCAAAGCAGCACTTTGCATTTTGGGAGGCATGTTGTTTCTGAACCAGAGCCAGCAGAACTTGCTGGTGGACTGTAAGTGGTGGGTGAGGGACGGAGTGACGGGGGCCTCAGGTCTCTGGCCGAGCTGCTGGGTGTTTCCAGGATAGGACGACCTGAGAGTGAGGTCTGGGGTACGGGCAGGATTGGGGGATGGATAAGAAATTGAAGTTCAAACTCTGTGTCCCTGGCCCTACGGAGGCTACAGAGTCCCCTGCACCCGGCTGAACTGAGAAGATGGGATTAGTTAACTGTCCCATCTGGTTGGTTCAACTGGTGAGAACAAAAATGTCCAGGGTGGGCTTTAGACCCTGTGGCACCGAACCACCCAATTCCTCAGTGCTCTCTTGCAAAACCACACACAGTCGGTCCAAGCGGGCTGAGCGAGATCACGGCTGGCTCAGCACCTGCCCATCTCCACCTGCACACAGGTAGCTCAGACGACACACCTAGCTGGGGACAAATCTGGCTGTCAAATACAAGGAGCACAGTAGATAAAAAGCATTTGTTGAGTATTTCCTGGGTATAAAGCACTGTGCCAGTTTAACTAGaagacagaatttaaaaattatttgtcatCTAGTCAAAGACATGATGCATATTTGAAACAGAAACATGCATAAGCAATGCATTGTAATAATACAGCGAGggctgaggaagaggaggaaggagtaCCTGGGAGGTAGGTAGATAAGCTGTCAGGTGGTTCTGGAGGGGGCGGATGGCTCAGGAAGTAGAAGGACGGGGACAGTGAGTGAGCCACGCCAACCCCTCCCGTCTTCCTGCGCCCACCTGCAGCTGAACGATGGGCAGTTCACAGCCATCCAGCTGGTGGGCATGCTGCGGGGCATTGCCTCGGGCATGCGGTATCTGGCCGAGATGAGCTACGTCCACCGCGACCTGGCCGCCCGCAACATCCTGGTCAACAGCAACCTGGTCTGCAAGGTGTCCGACTTTGGCCTCTCGCGCTTCCTAGAGGAGAACTCTTCTGATCCCACCTACACAAGCTCTCTGGtgaggctgggggcaggaggggtaTGAACGAGGTTCCCAGggcaggtggggagggaaggCTGGAAAGATGGGGGGCCGGGGAAGTGACGGATCTGGTCCAGGGAGAGGACAGAGGAGCAGGCTGAGGTGGAGCCAAGGAACTTTAGGACTGCAGACCTCAGAGGGTGCAGTCAGCTTAGGGGACAGCTCTGCAGGGTGCCTGGGAAAAGAACAGAGAGTTGGggtcctgggggtgggaggggattgCTATTGGGGTAAGATGGTGGTGCAGTGTGCCTGGGTCCCGTGAGGCCTACAGCTCACCTTTTCCTCCCCCTCCTGCAGGGAGGAAAGATTCCCATACGATGGACAGCCCCTGAGGCCATCGCCTTCCGGAAGTTCACATCTGCCAGCGACGCCTGGAGTTATGGGATTGTGATGTGGGAGGTCATGTCTTTCGGGGAACGGCCGTATTGGGATATGAGCAATCAGGACGTAAGTGTTCTGCGGTCATCCCAAGCTTTTCTGGAATGTTCTCTCACCTGGGATATGGGTCACTGAGGTGCTGACGGTGGCGGGAAGAAGGGTCGCTCTTTGTATCAAAGACTTTGTATCAAAGAGTTGGATATGGCATGTTTGGGTCACAGAAGGAAGCAGAAGTGGGGGGCCAGGTTGGGGAGTTACATATCCAGGCTGTAACCCAAGAGCTGCTGGACATCCAGCCCCAGCCAGGAGGACTCACAGATGTGCCGTCCTGGGGGAAGGGTTGCTCTCTGGCATCTTCGTTGTCCGCTGATGTCTTTACCCAGGGCTTCTTCCCCTATCCCAGGTGATCAATGCCATCGAGCAGGACTACCGGCTGCCACCGCCCCCAGACTGCCCCACCTCCCTGCACCAGCTCATGCTGGACTGTTGGCAGAAGGACCGGAATGCCCGGCCCCGCTTCCCCCAGGTGGTCAGTGCCCTGGACAAGATGATCCGGAACCCAGCCAGCCTCAAAATCGTGGCCAGGGAGAATGGCGGGTGAGGACCCCAGAAACGGACCCACCTCCCCGTACTCTGCCCCTGCCCTTTGCAGTGGGGTGTGGGATGGTCTCTGTCCCAATCACCCCAAGGCTAGGCCCATGTTCCCAGTCCAACCCGGGTGCTCAGCGTGTCCTCCCATCCTTCCTGCCAGGGCCTCGCATCCGCTCCTGGATCAGCGGCAGCCTCACTACTCGGCTTTCGGCTCCGTGGGGGAGTGGCTCCGAGCCATCAAGATGGGAAGATACGAAGAAAGTTTTGCAGCCGCCGGATTTGGCTCCTTCGAGCTGGTCAGCCAGATCTCTGCTGAGTAAGTCATCCTGGGAGCTTGAGGTGGGCAGTGGTGAGAGCTGAGCAGCCCGAGGGGACCCTGGGGACAATGGGCAAAGAGCCCAGGGCCAGGCCCTCCAAGTCAGCGGCGACCGCACTCTGCcc of the Choloepus didactylus isolate mChoDid1 chromosome 21, mChoDid1.pri, whole genome shotgun sequence genome contains:
- the EPHB4 gene encoding ephrin type-B receptor 4 isoform X1, coding for MELRALLCWASLAAALEETLLNTKLETADLKWVTFPQVEGQWEELSGLDEEQHSVRTYEVCDVQRAPGLAHWLRTGWVPRRGAVHVYATLRFTMLECLSLPRAGRSCKETFTVFYYESDADTATAVTPPWMENPYIKVDTVAAEHLTRKRPGAEATGKVNVKTLRLGPLTKAGFYLAFQDQGACMALLSLHLFYKKCAQLTVNLTRFPETVPRELVVPVAGSCVADAVPAPGPSSSLYCREDGQWAEQPVTGCSCAPGFEAVEGNTRCRACAQGTFKPLPGEGSCQPCPANSHSNAIGSSVCQCRIGYFRARTDPRGAPCTTPPSAPRSVVSRLNGSSLRLEWSAPLESGGREDLTYTLRCRECRPGGPCTPCGGDLTFDPGPRDLVEPWVMIRGLRPDFTYTFEVTALNGVSSLATGPAPFEPVNVTTDREVPPPVSDIRVTRSSPSSLSLAWAVPRAPGGAVLDYEVKYYEKGAEGPSSVRFLKTSENRAELQGLKRGASYLVQVRARSEAGYGPFGQEHHSQTQRDEHESWREQLALIAGTAVVGVVLVLVVVVIAVLCLRKQSSGREAEYSDKHGQYLIGHGTKVYIDPFTYEDPNEAVREFAKEIDVSYVKIEEVIGAGEFGEVCRGRLKAPGKKEGCVAIKTLKGGYTERQRREFLSEASIMGQFEHPNIIRLEGVVTNSVPVMILTEFMENGALDSFLRLNDGQFTAIQLVGMLRGIASGMRYLAEMSYVHRDLAARNILVNSNLVCKVSDFGLSRFLEENSSDPTYTSSLGGKIPIRWTAPEAIAFRKFTSASDAWSYGIVMWEVMSFGERPYWDMSNQDVINAIEQDYRLPPPPDCPTSLHQLMLDCWQKDRNARPRFPQVVSALDKMIRNPASLKIVARENGGASHPLLDQRQPHYSAFGSVGEWLRAIKMGRYEESFAAAGFGSFELVSQISAEDLLRIGVTLAGHQKKILASVQHMKAQAKPGAPGGSGGAAPQY
- the EPHB4 gene encoding ephrin type-B receptor 4 isoform X2, which encodes MELRALLCWASLAAALEETLLNTKLETADLKWVTFPQVEGQWEELSGLDEEQHSVRTYEVCDVQRAPGLAHWLRTGWVPRRGAVHVYATLRFTMLECLSLPRAGRSCKETFTVFYYESDADTATAVTPPWMENPYIKDQGACMALLSLHLFYKKCAQLTVNLTRFPETVPRELVVPVAGSCVADAVPAPGPSSSLYCREDGQWAEQPVTGCSCAPGFEAVEGNTRCRACAQGTFKPLPGEGSCQPCPANSHSNAIGSSVCQCRIGYFRARTDPRGAPCTTPPSAPRSVVSRLNGSSLRLEWSAPLESGGREDLTYTLRCRECRPGGPCTPCGGDLTFDPGPRDLVEPWVMIRGLRPDFTYTFEVTALNGVSSLATGPAPFEPVNVTTDREVPPPVSDIRVTRSSPSSLSLAWAVPRAPGGAVLDYEVKYYEKGAEGPSSVRFLKTSENRAELQGLKRGASYLVQVRARSEAGYGPFGQEHHSQTQRDEHESWREQLALIAGTAVVGVVLVLVVVVIAVLCLRKQSSGREAEYSDKHGQYLIGHGTKVYIDPFTYEDPNEAVREFAKEIDVSYVKIEEVIGAGEFGEVCRGRLKAPGKKEGCVAIKTLKGGYTERQRREFLSEASIMGQFEHPNIIRLEGVVTNSVPVMILTEFMENGALDSFLRLNDGQFTAIQLVGMLRGIASGMRYLAEMSYVHRDLAARNILVNSNLVCKVSDFGLSRFLEENSSDPTYTSSLGGKIPIRWTAPEAIAFRKFTSASDAWSYGIVMWEVMSFGERPYWDMSNQDVINAIEQDYRLPPPPDCPTSLHQLMLDCWQKDRNARPRFPQVVSALDKMIRNPASLKIVARENGGASHPLLDQRQPHYSAFGSVGEWLRAIKMGRYEESFAAAGFGSFELVSQISAEDLLRIGVTLAGHQKKILASVQHMKAQAKPGAPGGSGGAAPQY